From the genome of Pseudomonas helvetica:
GAGTTCTTGGGGCGGCCACTGCGCACGTTGGCGCCGGGTCAATACCGCGCCTATCTGGCGCCAGCCGCTTTGGAGGAGATCGTCGGCATGCTCTGCTGGGGTGGTTTCTCCGCGCAGTCGATTGCCAGCAAAAGCAGCCCGCTGCAAAAACTCTACGCGGGTGATAGCGCGTTCAGCCCATTGCTCTCGCTGGATGAAAAAGTCAGCGGTTCCCTGAGCCCGGCGTTTTCCGGCGAAGGCTACCCGCGCAGTGATCTCGGGTTGATCGTTGCAGGCAAGGCGGGCGAGCGGCTGGTGGGTTCGCGCAGTGCCGCCGAATATGGCCTGACTGCCAACGGTGCCGGTGGCGGGGAGTCGCCAAGTGCCTTGAACATGGCCGCCGGTGTATTGCCGGAAGCCGAGATTCTCAAGCAGCTCGGCACTGGCCTGTACATCAGCAACCTGTGGTACCTGAATTACTCGGACCAACCGGCCGCACGCTTGACCGGCATGACCCGCTTCGCGACCTTCTGGGTCGAAAACGGCGAGATTCAGGCACCGGTCAGCACCATGCGCTTCGATGACAGCGCCTACAGCCTGCTCGGTTCGCAGCTGGAAGCACTGACGAGTGAGCGTGAGCTGATTCTGTCGCCCAGCACCTACAGCCAGCGGAACACGGCTTCGGCGGTGTTGCCGGGAGCGCTGGTCAGCCGCCTGACGTTGACCCTGTAAACACATAACACCTTGTGGCGAGGGAGCTTGCTCCCGCCGGCCGGTCCGCGTTCGGGTGCAGCAGTCGTAACCCAGCCAGTGCGGTCCGTCTGGTGAACCGCGTTTGCTGATTTCGGGGTCGCTGCGCGACCCAGCGGGAGCAAGCTCCCTCGCCACAAAGAGCAAGTATTACCTGCCCAACCCACACGAGGTCCCATGCCCAACCATCCGGCTCTTGATGCAATCACCGCCCGCTGGGTCCCCTGGGTGGTGGCGATTGCGTTTTTCATGCAGTCCCTCGACGGGACCATCCTCAACACCGCCCTGCCCGCCATGGCCCTCGATCTGGCAGAAGACCCACTGCGCATGCAGGGCGTGATCATCGCCTACATGCTCACGGTCGCCTTGCTGATTCCGGCGTCGGGCTGGGTCGCCGACCGCTTCGGCACCAAGAAAATCTTCTTCGGCGCCATCCTCTTGTTCAGCCTCGGCTCTCTGCTCTGTGCGCTCTCCAGCACCTTGACCATGCTGGTCGGCGCCCGGGTGATTCAGGGGCTGGGCGGCGCATTGATGCTGCCGGTCGGGCGACTGGTGGTGCTGCGTGCTTACCCGCGTT
Proteins encoded in this window:
- a CDS encoding TldD/PmbA family protein, giving the protein MSTTLSQVEQFKGLVAWLRNAVREPEQFTLSYAAESSAFVRFNHAKVRQAGQVQQASVGFKLINDGRHADLSITLAGDPEVDLQRLAEGLQQLRETLPLLPQDPYLLLNHTGWQSKNIQDHPLPDTEQVVAEIARAAEGLDLVGFYAAGPISRGFASSSGAFGWHQANSFNFDFSLFHANGQAVKASYAGHDWNSEGFAKRFQQAREQLEFLGRPLRTLAPGQYRAYLAPAALEEIVGMLCWGGFSAQSIASKSSPLQKLYAGDSAFSPLLSLDEKVSGSLSPAFSGEGYPRSDLGLIVAGKAGERLVGSRSAAEYGLTANGAGGGESPSALNMAAGVLPEAEILKQLGTGLYISNLWYLNYSDQPAARLTGMTRFATFWVENGEIQAPVSTMRFDDSAYSLLGSQLEALTSERELILSPSTYSQRNTASAVLPGALVSRLTLTL